The following are from one region of the Paraglaciecola sp. L1A13 genome:
- the xerD gene encoding site-specific tyrosine recombinase XerD, with the protein MTNKTLNVDVIEQFLDTIWLEKGLSENTLDAYRSDLTKFNDFLLTQVPPVSLLDIQTEDINHYMAHRYDSGLSERSSARCLSSLRRFSGYMLAHGIREDDPISRIQNPKLSQPLPKTLSEQQVDDLLSAPQTDDPIQLRDKAMLEVLYATGLRVTELVTLRVGQLSISQGVVRVTGKGNKERLVPLGEEALDWLTVYMKEARGLLLRNESDVLFPSNRGTIMTRQTFWHRIKFHAVQANIKSDLSPHTLRHAFATHLLNHGADLRVVQMLLGHSDLSTTQIYTHVATARLQELVATHHPRG; encoded by the coding sequence TTGACCAATAAAACACTTAACGTTGACGTTATTGAACAATTCTTGGACACCATATGGTTGGAAAAGGGACTTAGTGAAAACACGTTGGACGCGTATCGAAGTGATTTGACCAAGTTCAATGATTTTTTGCTGACTCAAGTGCCGCCAGTTAGTTTACTTGATATTCAAACCGAAGATATTAATCACTATATGGCACATCGCTATGATAGTGGGTTATCTGAACGTAGTAGCGCGCGCTGCTTAAGTAGCCTAAGGCGATTTTCTGGTTATATGCTAGCCCACGGCATACGAGAAGATGATCCTATAAGTCGTATACAAAACCCTAAACTCAGTCAGCCGTTACCTAAGACGCTATCTGAACAACAAGTTGATGATCTGCTAAGCGCACCGCAAACTGACGATCCAATTCAATTGCGAGATAAAGCCATGCTTGAGGTTTTGTACGCGACTGGCTTGCGCGTGACTGAGTTGGTTACCTTGAGGGTAGGGCAACTCAGTATCTCCCAAGGGGTGGTCAGAGTAACGGGGAAGGGAAATAAAGAACGTCTGGTGCCTTTAGGGGAAGAGGCATTAGATTGGCTGACCGTATATATGAAAGAAGCTAGGGGATTATTGCTGCGTAATGAAAGTGATGTGTTGTTCCCCAGTAATCGTGGCACCATCATGACTCGGCAAACCTTCTGGCATAGAATTAAATTCCATGCTGTCCAAGCAAATATTAAAAGTGATTTGTCGCCACATACGCTGCGTCATGCTTTTGCTACCCACCTATTAAATCATGGGGCTGATTTACGAGTGGTACAGATGTTATTAGGGCATAGTGATTTATCCACTACACAAATATATACCCATGTAGCGACCGCTCGTTTACAAGAGCTAGTCGCAACCCATCACCCGAGAGGCTAA
- the dsbC gene encoding bifunctional protein-disulfide isomerase/oxidoreductase DsbC, with protein MKYRVFFLAMCAFLSMSFGANAADTAKSGQNLDGVKQKIQKSLGMQVSSIGDSPVPGLLQVQTDKGLFYTSEDGKYLLQARIFNLDEGMRNETENTLTQMRLDGIEKFKDSAIEYKADNEKYVVNVFTDITCGYCRKLHNQMDEYNDLGITVRYLAFPRAGLNSQPYQDMVSVWCSDNPQKALNEAKGGENVAKLSCSNHVADQYNFGQSVGVNGTPNIILPNGSVVPGYQPPSQLLQAIQDAS; from the coding sequence ATGAAATATCGTGTTTTTTTTCTGGCCATGTGTGCCTTTTTATCAATGAGTTTTGGCGCAAATGCTGCTGATACAGCAAAAAGTGGTCAAAACCTTGATGGTGTTAAACAAAAAATTCAGAAGTCGTTGGGTATGCAAGTTTCCTCGATAGGTGATTCACCCGTACCTGGTTTATTGCAAGTGCAGACTGATAAAGGTTTGTTTTACACCAGCGAAGACGGCAAATACTTGCTGCAAGCGCGGATCTTCAATTTAGACGAAGGTATGCGTAATGAAACGGAAAATACCCTTACGCAAATGCGTTTAGACGGTATTGAAAAGTTTAAAGACTCTGCTATCGAATACAAAGCCGATAATGAAAAATACGTAGTTAATGTATTTACAGACATCACTTGTGGATACTGCCGCAAATTGCACAATCAAATGGATGAGTATAACGATCTAGGGATCACTGTTCGTTACTTAGCATTTCCCCGTGCAGGACTAAACAGTCAGCCCTACCAAGATATGGTATCAGTATGGTGTTCAGATAATCCGCAAAAGGCGCTTAACGAAGCCAAAGGTGGCGAAAACGTGGCCAAGCTAAGTTGTTCAAATCATGTCGCTGATCAATATAATTTCGGTCAGAGTGTCGGGGTCAATGGCACACCAAATATTATATTACCCAATGGTAGTGTTGTACCTGGCTACCAACCTCCTAGCCAATTACTTCAAGCAATACAGGACGCATCTTAA